A part of Mustela erminea isolate mMusErm1 chromosome 9, mMusErm1.Pri, whole genome shotgun sequence genomic DNA contains:
- the TMEM262 gene encoding transmembrane protein 262 encodes MRWVDRLAVLFFPQGMVLTAAALMIFFIHLGVLASDVHNFYVTHRYDRMSFQYTVVLMFSQVISICWAAMGSLYAEMTDDKFLRCFALTILILNGVMFFNRLSLEFLAIQYRQENH; translated from the exons ATGCGGTGGGTGGACCGGCTAGCTGTGCTCTTCTTCCCGCAAGGCATGGTGCTCACCGCCGCTGCCCTGATGATCTTCTTTATACACCTTGGCGTCCTTGCCAGCGACGTGCACAACTTCTACGTCACCCACCGCTACGACCGCATGAGCTTTCAATACACGGTGGTCCTGATG TTCTCCCAGGTGATCAGCATCTGCTGGGCCGCCATGGGATCACTCTACGCTGAGATGACAGATGACAAGTTTCTTCGGTGCTTTGCCCTGACCATCctga TCCTAAACGGAGTCATGTTCTTCAACCGCCTGTCCCTTGAGTTTCTGGCCATCCAGTACCGGCAGGAGAACCACTGA
- the LOC116599983 gene encoding glutamine synthetase-like, with translation MPAAPLQVTRKWEELAPRSGVLEGPENSAISGIDERSGKSKGDEFATLRGFHQPHKPTCSGRAPRPHCCGVGAEKACDRDILGTHYQACLYASIRIAGTNAEVTPVQWEVRTGPREGIGAGDHLWVASFILRHVCEDPAVIATLDPGPIPRNRDVYANFSAKATREENDRKYIEESIRKQSKRHQYDIRAYRLEGSLDNARHRTGFRETCNITDFSASVASWGLASALPGLSVRRRPLVTRALIHTSLLGETGNEPSRTKTKGTRLAAIKPLLALHPASMFAPSWLA, from the exons ATGCCAGCAGCTCCTCTCCAGGTCACG CGAAAGTGGGAAGAGCTGGCACCGAGGTCAGGGGTCCTGGAGGGACCCGAGAACTCTGCCATCAGTGGGATCGATGAGCGAAGTGGGAAAAGCAAAGGAGATGAGTTTGCTACCTTACGTGGTTTCCATCAGCCCCACAAGCCAACATGTTCAGGGAGGGCCCCAAGGCCACACTGCTGTGGCGTGGGAGCAGAAAAAGCCTGTGACAGGGATATCTTGGGGACTCACTACCAGGCCTGCTTGTACGCCAGCATCAGGATTGCTGGGACAAATGCTGAGGTCACGCCTGTCCAGTGGGAAGTCCGGACAGGACCGAGAGAAGGAATCGGCGCGGGAGATCATCTCTGGGTGGCCTCTTTCATCTTGCGTCATGTATGTGAAGACCCTGCAGTGATAGCAACCTTGGATCCTGGGCCCATTCCCAGGAACCGGGATGTCTATGCCAACTTCAGTGCCAAGGCCACGCGAGAAGAGAATGATCGGAAGTACATTGAGGAGTCCATCAGGAAACAGAGCAAGCGACACCAGTACGACATCAGAGCCTACAGACTCGAGGGGAGCCTGGATAACGCCCGGCACCGGACTGGATTTCGTGAAACATGCAACATCACTGACTTTTCCGCCAGTGTGGCCAGCTGGGGGCTAGCATCAGCGTTACCTGGACTGTCGGTCAGGAGAAGACCTCTGGTGACAAGAGCCCTCATCCACACGAGTCTTCTCGGTGAAACTGGCAACGAACCTTCCAGAACAAAAACGAAGGGGACTAGACTTGCAGCCATCAAACCCCTCCTAGCCCTCCATCCTGCCTCCATGTTTGCCCCTTCTTGGCTCGCCTAA
- the ZFPL1 gene encoding LOW QUALITY PROTEIN: zinc finger protein-like 1 (The sequence of the model RefSeq protein was modified relative to this genomic sequence to represent the inferred CDS: deleted 1 base in 1 codon) produces MGLCKCPKRKVTNLFCFEHRVNVCEHCLVANHAKCIVQSYLQWLQDSDYNPNCRLCNIPLANRETTRLVCYDLFHWACLNERAAQLPRNTAPAGYQCPTCSGPIFPSNNLAGPVASALREKLATVNWARAGLGLPLIDEVVSPEPEPLNTSDFSDWSSFNASGTAEQEEITSTSAAPSFYSQVPRPPASPSRPEQHTVIHMGNPEPLTHASAPRKVYDTRDDDRSPGLHGDCDDDKYRRRPALGWLAQLLRSRAGSRKRPLTLLQRAGLLLLLGLLGFLALLALMSRLGRAAADSDPNLDPLMNPHIRVGPS; encoded by the exons ATGGGACTTTGCAAGTGCCCCAAGAGGAAGGTCACCAATCTGTTTTGCTTCGAACACCGGGTCAACGTCTGCGAGCACTGCCTGGTAGCCAATCACGCCAAG tGCATCGTCCAGTCCTATCTGCAGTGGCTCCAAGATAGTGACTACAATCCGAATTGCCGCCTGTGCAACATACCCCTCGCCAACCGGGAGACGACCCGCCTTGTCTGTTATG ACCTCTTCCACTGGGCCTGCCTCAATGAACGTGCTGCCCAGCTACCCCGAAACACAGCGCCTGCTGGCTACCAGTGTCCCACCTGCAGTGGGCCCATCTTCCCCTCAAACAACCTGGCTGGCCCTGTGGCTTCCGCACTGAGAGAGAAGCTGGCCACGGTCAACTGGGCCCGGGCAGGACTGGGCCTTCCTCTG ATTGATGAGGTGGTGAGCCCAGAACCCGAGCCCCTCAACACCTCTGACTTCTCTGACTGGTCTAGCTTTAATG CCAGTGGTACTGCTGAACAGGAGGAGATAACCAGCACTTCCGCTGCCCCATCGTTCTACAGCCAAGTCCCCCGG CCCCCCGCTTCCCCGAGCCGGCCCGAGCAGCACACAGTGATTCACATGGGCAATCCTGAGCCCTTGACTCACG CCTCAGCCCCGAGGAAGGTGTATGACACGCGGGATGATGACCGTTCACCAGGCCTCCACGGGGATTGTGATGACGACAAGTACCGTCGCCGGCCTGCCCTGGGCTGGCTGGCCCAGCTGCTCAG gagccGGGCTGGGTCTCGTAAGCGGCCGCTGACCCTGCTGCAGCGGGcagggctgctgctgctcctggggcTGTTGGGCTTTCTGGCCCTCCTCGCGCTCATGTCTCGCCTGGGCCGAGCCGCAGCTGACAGCGATCCCAACCTGGACCCCCTCATGAACCCTCACATCCGTGTGGGTCCCTCCTGA
- the LOC116598997 gene encoding sororin-like: protein MSERRTRSGGAAQRSGPGAPSPTQSLRRSQRKSGPDLQSTLPEIWPKAPHAAPGRKPIVLKKIVAHSVEVPPVHTPRRSPRIAFFLEKENNPPSKEPAKEDRFKACGVPVTPTSTPVLCPLNAESSSKEGELDARDLEMSKKVRRSYSRLDTFGSASTSTPGRRSCFGFEGLLGSEDLAQVSPVVCSKSTEAPRVPVKPWAPDTTLPGISPPAVKEKRKKRKVPEVLKSELDEWAAAMNAEFEAAEQFDLLVE, encoded by the exons ATGTCCGAGAGGCGAACGCGGTCCGGAGGAGCCGCCCAGCGCTCCG ggCCGGGGGCCCCATCTCCTACTCAGTCTCTGCGGAGGTCCCAGCGGAAATCAGGCCCTGATCTCCAGAGCACCCTCCCTGAAATCTGGCCCAAG GCACCCCATGCGGCTCCAGGCAGAAAGCCCATCGTTTTAAAGAAGATCGTAGCTCATTCTGTAGAG GTGCCGCCTGTCCACACACCTCGAAGGAGCCCAAGG ATTGCTTTTTTCTTGGAGAAGGAAAACAACCctcccagcaaggagcctgcgaAGGAGGACCGCTTCAAGGCATGTGGAGTTCCTGTCACGCCCACCAGCACCCCCGTGCTCTGCCCCCTGAATGCTGAGTCTAGCTCCAAGGAAGGAGAGCTGGATGCCAGAGACTTGGAAATGTCTAAGAAGGTCCGGCGATCCTACAGCCGCCTGGATACCTTCGGCTCCGCCTCTACCTCCACCCCGGGCCGCCGGTCTTGCTTTGGTTTCGAGGGGCTGCTGGGGTCAGAAGACCTGGCCCAGGTCTCGCCTGTGGTGTGTTCCAAGTCAACTGAAGCCCCCAGGGTCCCTGTGAAGCCCTGGGCCCCAGATACAACTCTGCCTGGAATTTCGCCGCCGGCCGTGAAGGAGAAACGCAAGAAGAGAAAGGTGCCCGAGGTCCTG AAATCGGAGCTGGATGAATGGGCCGCGGCCATGAACGCGGAGTTTGAAGCTGCTGAGCagtttgatctcctggttgaatGA